A region from the Vicia villosa cultivar HV-30 ecotype Madison, WI linkage group LG3, Vvil1.0, whole genome shotgun sequence genome encodes:
- the LOC131662472 gene encoding mitogen-activated protein kinase 20-like produces MQQDHRKKNSTEMDFFSEYGDANRYKIQEVIGKGSYGVVCSAIDTHTGEKVAIKKIHDIFEHISDAARILREIKLLRLLRHPDIVEIKHIMLPPSRKDFKDIYVVFELMESDLHQVIKANDDLTKEHYQFFLYQLLRALKYIHTANVYHRDLKPKNILANANCKLKICDFGLARVAFSDTPTTVFWTDYVATRWYRAPELCGSFYSKYTPAIDIWSIGCIFAEVLTGKPLFPGKNVVHQLDLMTDLLGTPSLDTISRVRNEKARRYLTSMRKKQPVPFAQKFPNADPLALRLLERLLAFDPKDRPTAEEALADPYFKGLAKVEREPSCQPITKMEFEFERRRVTKEEIRELIFREILEYHPQLLKDYINGTERTNFLYPSAVDQFRKQFAHLEENGKNGPVIPLDRKHVSLPRSTIVHSLPQKEQTSVASSKHRPAPEEYNKITRDTEIPMPRTIQGPQRIPLSKPGKVVGPVVPYEYGNIVKDSYDPRAFIRGSVLPPQTVPPAYYYQRPPPPSSTANQERSAKETDKGVVLQAKHGQQCGVNAKMGPDIAINIDTNPFFMTRVGANKLEKDDQIAIETNLLQSKAQYGGVGAAAGATAHRKVGTVQYGMTRMF; encoded by the exons ATGCAGCAAGATCATAGAAAAAAG AATTCGACGGAGATGGACTTCTTCTCTGAGTATGGCGATGCCAACCGGTACAAAATCCAAGAAGTCATTGGTAAAGGAAGTTACGGCGTTGTCTGTTCGGCCATTGACACTCATACCGGTGAAAAAGTCGCCATTAAGAAAATTCACGACATATTCGAGCATATATCTGATGCTGCGCGTATTCTCCGCGAGATAAAGCTGCTTAGACTTCTACGACATCCTGATATTGTTGAAATAAAACACATTATGCTTCCTCCTTCTAGGAAGGATTTCAAAGATATTTATGTTGTTTTCGAGCTCATGGAGTCCGATCTTCATCAAGTCATTAAAGCAAACGATGACTTGACAAAAGAGCACTATCAGTTTTTTCTTTATCAATTGCTTCGAGCACTGAAGTATATTCACACTG CAAATGTCTATCATCGAGATTTGAAGCCAAAAAATATACTGGCAAACGCAAATTGTAAACTTAAAATTTGCGATTTTGGTCTAGCTAGAGTTGCATTCAGTGACACACCAACAACCGTATTTTGGACG GACTATGTCGCTACAAGGTGGTATAGAGCTCCAGAGCTGTGCGGATCCTTTTACTCAAAG TATACACCCGCCATTGATATATGGAGTATAGGTTGCATCTTTGCTGAAGTATTAACAGGAAAGCCTCTTTTTCCTGGAAAGAATGTGGTCCATCAATTGGATCTGATGACAGATCTGCTCGGTACTCCATCACTGGATACTATATCACGG GTGCGCAACGAGAAGGCAAGAAGATATCTTACTAGCATGAGAAAAAAACAGCCTGTGCCATTTGCACAGAAATTTCCAAATGCTGACCCTTTAGCTCTACGACTATTGGAAAGGTTGCTTGCTTTTGACCCAAAAGACCGACCTACTGCTGAAGAG GCACTGGCCGACCCTTACTTCAAGGGACTCGCAAAAGTTGAGAGGGAACCGTCCTGCCAGCCTATCACCAAAatggagtttgaatttgaaagacgGAGAGTCACAAAGGAAGAAATTCGAGAGCTAATTTTCCGTGAGATTCTAGAGTATCATCCTCAACTTTTAAAAGACTACATCAATGGAACAGAAAGAACTAATTTTCTCTATCCAAG TGCCGTGGATCAATTCAGAAAGCAGTTTGCTCATCTAGAGGAAAATGGTAAAAACGGTCCTGTTATACCACTTGACCGAAAACATGTTTCTCTTCCAAG GTCAACAATTGTACATTCGTTACCTCAAAAAGAGCAAACTAGTGTTGCTTCTAGCAAACACCGACCTGCACCTGAAGAATATAATAAGATCACTAGAGATACCGAAATTCCAATGCCAAGGACAATCCAGGGACCGCAAAGAATTCCGCTAT CAAAGCCTGGTAAAGTTGTCGGGCCGGTTGTTCCCTACGAGTATGGAAATATTGTTAAGGATTCTTATGATCCAAGGGCGTTTATCCGAGGTTCTGTGCTTCCTCCTCAAACTGTTCCGCCAGCATATTACTATCAAAGGCCGCCACCGCCTAGTAGCACTGCTAATCAAGAGAGGTCAGCAAAAGAAACCGATAAGGGTGTCGTGTTGCAAGCCAAACATGGACAACAATGCGGAGTTAATGCGAAGATGGGACCAGATATAGCCATTAACATTGATACAAATCCCTTTTTCATGACAAGGGTAGGagcaaacaagttagaaaaagaTGATCAAATTGCTATAGAAACAAACTTGTTGCAATCAAAGGCTCAATATGGTGGAGTTGGTGCTGCAGCTGGGGCAACTGCTCATAGAAAAGTTGGAACTGTACAATATGGTATGACAAGAATGTTCTAG